Genomic DNA from Calditrichota bacterium:
AACGTACCTCCCGGCACCTACGACATCAGGGCGACGATGATGGGCTACGGGCCGCTGCTTAAGCAGCAGGTGCGCGTGAACCTGGACCGCACCACCACCGTGGATTTTGCCCTCACCACGCAGGTGCTGGAGATGGGAGCGATCGAGGTGGTTGCCGAGCGGGAGCCTATCCGCGCCGACGTCGCGGGCACGCAGGAGATTATCCTCACCCAGCGATTGGCAGAAACGCCGGTGATGCGCGTGGACGAGTTCGTCAACAAGATCAAGGGCGTGCAGCTTGTCGCCGATAATGACGGCCATGGCCTCAGCATCCGCGGCGGCGGCATCCGCGAGACTGACGTGCGCATCGATGGCATTTCGTTGCGCGACCCACGCTCGGAGAACTCCTACCTCTCACTCAACTCCACCTCCGTGGAAGAGCTGCAGGTGCTCACCGGTGGTTTCCAGGCAAAGTACGGCGGGTTCCGCTCTGGGTTGGTCAACGTGGTGACCAAAGAGGGGCGCCGCGATCGCTACTCGTTGTCTCTGCGCGTCGATGCCACGCCTGGCGGCCAAAGAAAATTTTTCGGCGTCAACCCTTGGAGCGACGAGTCGTGGATCTATCGGGTCTTTGCGGACACCAGCGAAACGGGCTACGCCTGGAAGGGCACCATCGGCGACACGACGGTGCCAGAGGAGTTGCGCTACTTCCGCGGCTGGAAGCACAAGAATGAAGGCAAGAGCAACTACGAAGCCATCGGCATCCCCCGTAACGCCAAGCTGACGCCGGAACAGAAGTTGGCCCTGTGGAAGCGCCAACACCCGCAGTATCGCTTCGCGGACAAGCCAGACGTCTTTGTGGAAGGCACGCTGACCGGCCCAGTACCGGGTGGCGGCTTGCCCCTGTTGGGCGCCTTTCTGGGCCGCACCACGTTTTTGGCTGGGTTCAAGTACGAGGACACACAATTCGCCTTCCCCCTTGGGCCACGCAACAACTATGTGGACTGGAATGGCCAGCTCAAGTTGACCACCACCTTCAGCCCGAGCATAAAACTCTCCCTGAACAGCATGTACGCTGAAGTTAACACGTTGACCGCCGGGCGGCCCAGCACTTTCGGCGGGGCGCTCATCGACAACTCCAGCCGCTTTAACTTCCTGAGCAGCACTGAGGCCTCGGTGGCCCAGCAGGCAGCCCTTCTCGGTGGAAGCAACGGTTTCGTGCAGATGTTCAACAAGAGCCGCCTGCAGTTCTACGACAAACGCCTGCTCGTGGGCGGTGCCAGGCTGACGCACACGCTGTCGCCCAAGGCCTTCTACACCGTGGACCTGCAGGTGGGCTACACCGACAACAAACTCACCCCGTTCGCCTTGGACACCTCGCGCGCCGACGCCTGGTTCATGTTGGACAGCACCTACCGGGTGTTGGATGTGCCCAACAAGGGCACTCCCAACGGCTCCACCAACTGGCTGACCGACATCACCAACATGTTCTGGCTGTACGGCGGTTTGCAGGCGGCAGACTCTTCCTACTCATGGTCGGCGAATCTCAAGGCCGACCTCACCGCCCAATTGGGCCGGCACCATCAGGTCGAGACCGGCATCAGTGTCGATTATAACTACATCTCGGTCAACTCTGGTACCTGGCTGCAGTCGGAGCAGAGTTGGACGCCCGACACCTGGCAGTACTACACGGCCAAGCCGCTGGAGATAGGCGCCTACTTCCAGGACAAGCTCGAATTCCAGGGCATGATTGCCACCTTAGGCGTGCGGGCCGACTACTTCAATCCCAACAAGAAGGCCTATCTCGTTGACCATCCACTGGACCCGGACTATGCCAACTTTTTCAACCTGGTCTACCAGTACTTACCGGGCAAGTTCGGCTCATGGGAGAAGTGGGTCAAGTTCCGCGAGATGCTGGATGAGCCGCCTGGCTGGCCAGCCACAGAGAACAAGACGCAATTGAAGCTCTCGCCGCGGGTGGGGGTCTCTTT
This window encodes:
- a CDS encoding TonB-dependent receptor → MLHRRTVQGWLVSLTGLVTLLFVCICPPAQAANGKIAGRVYDAQTKEPLPGANVIVESIWQAGRPVSLEVKLGAAADREGYFVILNVPPGTYDIRATMMGYGPLLKQQVRVNLDRTTTVDFALTTQVLEMGAIEVVAEREPIRADVAGTQEIILTQRLAETPVMRVDEFVNKIKGVQLVADNDGHGLSIRGGGIRETDVRIDGISLRDPRSENSYLSLNSTSVEELQVLTGGFQAKYGGFRSGLVNVVTKEGRRDRYSLSLRVDATPGGQRKFFGVNPWSDESWIYRVFADTSETGYAWKGTIGDTTVPEELRYFRGWKHKNEGKSNYEAIGIPRNAKLTPEQKLALWKRQHPQYRFADKPDVFVEGTLTGPVPGGGLPLLGAFLGRTTFLAGFKYEDTQFAFPLGPRNNYVDWNGQLKLTTTFSPSIKLSLNSMYAEVNTLTAGRPSTFGGALIDNSSRFNFLSSTEASVAQQAALLGGSNGFVQMFNKSRLQFYDKRLLVGGARLTHTLSPKAFYTVDLQVGYTDNKLTPFALDTSRADAWFMLDSTYRVLDVPNKGTPNGSTNWLTDITNMFWLYGGLQAADSSYSWSANLKADLTAQLGRHHQVETGISVDYNYISVNSGTWLQSEQSWTPDTWQYYTAKPLEIGAYFQDKLEFQGMIATLGVRADYFNPNKKAYLVDHPLDPDYANFFNLVYQYLPGKFGSWEKWVKFREMLDEPPGWPATENKTQLKLSPRVGVSFPITVNSKLYFNYGHFYQRANPTFLYNQAVMPGATNVPCPDLTMARTVAYEFGYEQNFWKDFLFNVTFYYKDVKDEPLSRSYVDYWEEQTVQKYFPDFYKDIRGAELRLEKRLGRFFTFWGNYEYRLQTTGRTGLAYVYENRLRASEEERWPNIVTTDPRPLAHVNINLHTPMNWGPRLYGLWPLSGIYVNFFFEWQDGGRQIINPQ